ACCGTCCGCCCCTCGACGTCACCGTTGAGGTCGGCGACGTGGACGATGTGTGCCGCCAGATCGGGCGGCGTGTGGTACTGCTCCAGCGGTGCGTGTGGGTCCTCGAACCCCGCAACGACGGCCAACTCCTGGGCCAACCGCCGGCGCGTCGCACCCGCAGTTCCGTCTGTCATCGTTGAAAATACTTTCCGGGTATACGGATAAATATTTGTATGCGTATTAGTTATATCTTGGGCGGCAGTTACTCGCATCCGAAGCGATCGAGGCCGACCTGCTCGCTCGCGACGCCGTCCGGGTCGGCGGCCCACGGCGTCCGCGCGTCCCTGACGGCGTCGGCATCGGTCGACGGCGGGTCGGCGGGCGCGTGGCCCCCGCACTCGGGGCCACACTCGCGGGCCGGATCGACGAATCGCCCCTTCCACGCACAGTAGGGCAACACGTCGTCTCCGCCGAACGATGGGCCCTGTGGCTCCACTTTTGTACAGCCTGGAAGCTGGTCGGGGCGCCAGCCCTTCCCGTAGGCGCGTTCGGCGACCCGCCGCCGGAGCGCGGCCTTCTCGTCCGCGCCGACGAGTTCGATATCGATTTTGGCCGGGGACGCCTCGATGACGGCCGTTCCCGGCTCGTCGCTCGGCAGCGACTCGGCCGCCCGGACGACCTCGAACGTGCCCGCCTCGGGGTCGAGGCGCCACACGCCCACCGGGTCGGGAATCCGGTTCAGATGCGCGCCGGTCACGTAAGACTCGGTGGCGAGGACCACCTCGTCGAACAGCGCCAACGAGACGTCCTTGCGCAACTGGAGTTCGAGCTCGCCGGGACGGTCGAGGTCGGGTTTGTTCTCGATGGCTCGCAACCCGCCGATCCAGTCGGGATACGGACTCGCCTGCCGGACGTACCGCTGGCCGCTGCGACGTTCAGTTTCGAAGAAGCCGATCTCGGTGGCGCGGTCGGCGATCGCGACCGCACGCCTCGGGCTGACGTCGATCGCCGCCCGCGGCCGGCGCGCACGCCCGACGCCGACGTCGCTCTCGATGGCAGGTCCGGGGATCGCCTCGGGGGTGATCTCGATCCGGCGTTCGAACTCCGGCCCCGGCAGCACCTCGACCACGTCGACGATCCGTGTGTGGGTTCCGAGCTGCCGGGCGACGACGCCGTCGCTGTCGGCTTCGAGGGCGGCACACGCCGCGAGTTCGAAGGCGAACTCCCGCACGGTCTATTCGAGGGGTGGCGTCGACAAAAGCGACGCGCTCGCGGGAGTCCACTCGAGCGAACGCGACGCCCGCTATGCGAACGCGAGGTCCTGTTCGGCTTCGAGCAGTTCGTGATAGCGGTTGCGGATGGTGACCTCGGAGATGTCCGCGACCTCCGAGACCGCGGCCTGGGTCGTCTTCTCGTTGGTGAGCAGCGAGGCGGCGTACACCGCGGCGGCCGCCAGCCCCACCGGCGACTTCCCCGAGTGGACGCCCTGCTCTTTGGCGTTGCCGAGCAGCTTGCGCGCGCGGTTTTCGGCCTCCTCGGAGAGATCGAGGTCGCTGGCGAAGCGCGGCACGTAGCTTTCGGGATCCGCAGGCGCGACCTCGAGGCCGAGTTCGCGGACGACGTAGCGGTAGGTGCGGGCGATTTCGCTCTTTTCGACGCGGGAGACGCCCGCGACCTCGTCGAGGCTGCGCGGGACGCCGGCCTGTCTGGCGGCGGCGTACACGGACGCCGTCGAGACGCCTTCGATGGAGCGTCCGGGGAGGAGGTTGTCGTCGAGCGCGCGGCGGTAGATGACGGAGGCGGTTTCGCGGACGTTTTCGGGGAGACCGAGCGCGGAGGCCATGCGGTCGATTTCGCCGAGGGCCTGTTTGAGGTTGCGCTCCTTGGAGTCCCGCGTGCGGAAGCGCTCGTTCCACTTGCGGAGTCGCTGCATCTTCTGGCGTTGCCGGGAGTCCAGGGAGTTCCCGTAGGCGTCCTGATCGCGCCAGTCGATGTTGGTGGAGAGCCCCTTGTCGTGCATCATGTTGGTGGTGGGGGCGCCGACGCGGGACTTTTGATCCTTCTCGGCGCTGTCGAAGGCGCGCCACTCGGGCCCGCGGTCGATCTCGTCCTCCTCGACGACGAGGCCACAGTCCCGACAGACTGTCTCGCCGTGCTCCGAATCGGCGGCGAGTCGGCCGCCGCACTCCGGGCAGCCGGTCGTCTCCTCGTGGTCGGTCTCCGCTTCGGTCTCGGTCTCGGTCGTCCGTGTTCGTGTATGTTCGCTCATGCTACGTGGCGGGGGCTGCCAGGTAGGGATTTACCCCAGAAAGACCCGGTCAGTTGTCGTATATAACGTATGGGCGAGCAATATTTAAATACTTCGGTGATTTCGCCCCCCGTACCAGCCGTCACACTGGTTTTTGACGCCCCTACCGTCCCGGTGGCCGAACGATGCGGTGGCGATTTACTTCGGTACGGCGTGTGTGGCTGTATGGACCGTGACGCGTTCGCTGCCCGCATAGATCACACCGTCCTCGGGCCGGAGACGACACCCGGGGCGGTGGAGGCGGCCCCCGACACTGCCACGGAACACGGGATGAACGCCTGCGTTCCGCCGTATTATCTCCCCGACGCCGCCGAGTACGCGCCGGCGGTGACGCTCGTCACCGTCTGTGGGTTTCCCCACGGCCAGGCGGCCCCGGAAGCCAAGGAGATCGCCGCCGAGGCCGGCGTAGCCTTCATCGAGACCGCGACCGGGTTCTCCGCCGCCGGCGCGACCGCCGAGGACGTCGGTATCATGTCGGAGTACCTCCCGGTGAAAGCAAGCGGCGGGATCGGCGGCTTCGAGGCGGCGCTGTCGATGTTCGAAGCGGGAGCCGATCGGGTCGGCGCGTCCGCCGGGGCGGCCATCGTCGAGGGCTTCGACGCCGAGGCGGTGGCGACGGCGTCGTTCGATCCCGGGGCGGAATGATCGCCCCGACAGCGCCTCCCGAAACGTCGCCCTTTTGAACGACGGCGCATAAAAAACGGTAACCGATGGCCACCTACCACATCGAGACGTACGGCTGCACTTCCAACCGTGGGGAGAGCCGCCGGATCGAGCGCTCTCTCCGGGACGCGGGCCACCGCCCCGTCGAGGGGACCGCGGAAGCGGATGTGGCCATTCTCAACACCTGTACCGTCGTCGAGAAGACCGAGCGCAACATGCTGCGCCGCGCCGAGGAGCTCGAATCCGAGACGGCCGACCTGATCGTCACCGGCTGTATGGCGCTCGCGCAGGGCGAGGCGTTCGCCGACCTCGACGTCCAGGTGCTACACTGGGAGGACGTCCCCTCGGCGGTCACGAACGGGGAGTGCCCGACGACGACCCCGGACGCCGAACCGATCCTCGACGGCGTCGTCGGCATCCTTCCGATCGCCCGCGGCTGTATGAGCAACTGTTCGTACTGCATCACGAAGTTCGCGACCGGACGGGTCGACTCCCCCACGATCGAGGCGAACGTCGAAAAGGCGAGGGCGCTGGTCCACGCGGGCGCGAAAGAGATCCGCGTCACCGGCCAGGACACCGGCGTCTACGGCTGGGACACGGGCGAGCGGAAGCTCCCCGAGTTGCTCGATCGGATCTGCGACATCGACGGGGAGTTCCGCGTTCGGCTCGGGATGGCCAACCCTGGCGGCATCCACGGCATCCACGAGGAACTCGCGGACGTCTTCGCCGACAACCGGAAGCTCTATGATTTCATCCACGCGCCGGTTCAGTCGGGCTCCGACGAGGTGCTCGAGGCGATGCGCCGCCAACACCGCGTCGGGAAGTTCCGCGAGGTCGTCGACACCTTCGAGGGTCGCCTCGACCACTGGACCCTCTCGACGGACTTCATTGTCGGGTTCCCGACCGAAACGGAGGCGGACTTCGAGCGCTCGATGGCGCTTCTGGCCGACGTCCGCCCCGAAAAAATCAACGTCACCCGGTTCTCGAAGCGCCCCGGTACCGACGCCGCCGAGATGAAGGGTCTCGGCGGGACAATAAAAAAAGAGCGCTCAAAAGCGATGTCGGAGTTGAAACGCGAGATCTGCACCGAGACCCACGCTTCGATGGTCGGCGAGACCCACGAGGTACTCGCCGTCGAACCCGGAACCGGCGACTCGATCAAGTGCCGCGACGAGGCCTACCGACAGGTGATCGTCACTGACGCGGCCGAGCGCGGCGTCGAGGTCGGAGACCTCCTTGAGGTCGAGGTTACCGCCCACGAGGCGATGTACTGCTTCGGTGAGCCGATCTGACCCGGGCACACGCTACCGCTCGGCGGCGTCTTTCCACTCGCCGATGCCCTCGGGGTCGAGATGCAGGTGGACGTCACCGACGTCCTCCAGCGACCGCAGCGCCGCGACGAGTTCGGTCTCGATGTCGTGGGCCTCGACGAGCGTCAACTCGCCGTCGACCTCGACGTGGGCTTCGACCTCGAGGTCAGTGCCGTCGTAGAAGACGACGAGGTCGTGGACGCCCGAGACCGCCGGGTGCGACCGGAGAGCGTCGGCGACCGCCCGGCGCTGCTCGTCGCTCGGAGCCGCGCCGATGAGATATGAGACGTTCTCGCGGCCGATCTCGACGCCTTGGTAGACGACGAGAAGGCTCACGAGGCCGCCGGCGGCGGCGTCGAGAGCCGGATACCCGAAGAAGACGCCGGCGACGCCGACCAGGGCGGCGACCGACGTGTAGATGTCGTTGCGACAGTCGACTGCCAGCGCCGAGAGCGCCGAGGACTCGACCGTCGCGTTGACGTGGACGGTGTACCAGTACAACAGGTACATATCGGCCATCGAGAACGCCAACGCGCCGACGAGCAGGAGGTCGAACCGGACCGACGGCCCCTCGATGAGACCCTGTGCGGAGTCATAGAGGAGGTTGAGCCCCAAGAGCACGACGACGGTGCCGACGAACAGCGCGGCGAGCGGTTCGACGCGCTGGTGGCCGTGTGGGTGGTTCGTATCGGGGTCGTCGTAGACGCTCCGGCCCCACACCAACACGACGACGCTCGCGACCAGGTCGGCGACAGAGTGGGCGGCGTCGGCCAAAAGCGCCACCGAACCGAACGCGAGACCGACGGCGGCCTCGACGACGATCTTGATCGCGTTCCCGAGGACGTTGACGACGCTCGCGCGGGTGAAGCCGCGCCTCGCGGCGTCGGCGTCGAGTCCCGCTTCGGCGACGGCGGTGTCGCTCACGGCGTGACGTACCCGAACCGGTCAGATAAACCATCGGATTAGACGGATCGAAGCGAGTCCTTCGACGGTGGCGAACTGTCGTCGTTTGCGGGGGACGACAGCCGTCGTCGGTGCAGACGACGAAGCGCCGTTGCTCACGGGCGGCGCCGGTCTGTCGATCACTCGCCGACCAGTACCGCGCCGTCGTCGGCCGTCCGCGTCCCCGGCTGTTCGGCGAAGGCCTCCCGGAGTCGGTCGTAGCTCTCCTCCAGGGCCTGGACGATGACCTTCGTGTCCGAGCAAACCGGCATGAAGTTCGTGTCGCCGTCCCACCGCGGGACGACGTGGGTGTGGAGGTGGTCGTCGACGGAGCCGCCGGAGGCGTCGCCGAGGTTGAGCCCGACGTTGAGGCCGTCGGGGGCGAACGCCGCCTCGAGCGCCGTCATCGTCCGCTGTTTGAGCCGGGCGTGATCCGAGAGCACGGCCGCGTCGAGGTCGGTGTAGTCGCCGGTGTGAGGCCGCGGGATCACCATAACGTGGCCCGGGTTGTACGGGTAGTTGTTCAGGAGGACGAACGCGTGTTCGGACTCGGCGGCGACGCGCGCCTCGCGGGCGTCGTCCCGGTCGGGGAGGACGCAGAACGGACACCCGTCGACGCCGGCCTCCGAGCCGTCGCGTTCGACCCACTCGATGCGCCAGGGGGCGAACATTCGCTCCATGCGCCTCCTTCGGACGGCGCCGGCATAACGCTGTTCGCCCGCTTTTAGTATATAACTCTGTCGGCCGTTCAGCGCGGCTCCGAACGATCGTACTGGCGCAGAATCGCCTGTGAACGGTTTCGATGCTATAGAGCCGGTTGCAGGCGGGAGCCGTCCGACGGCTGAACGGTCTCCAACCGACGCGGCGTTTTAGGGGATGTTCGGGGCTACCGACGGGTGATCATGTCGACGCGACTCGACGACGACGGCGGAATGACCGAGCGCTGTGAGACGTGCGGCCGCGAGACGCTCCACGACGTCTCGATTCACCTCCGAACCGAGAGCCGTCGGGCGAAGAACGCCGAGTTCTCGCGGGAGCCCTACCGCGTCGCGACCTGCCGGTGTTGTGGGGCCGAGCGATCGCTCCGGATGAACGACGCTTGAGCGCCGCGGCTTCGCGGCTGTTCCGGCGCGGAAGCCGGGACCGACGGATCAGAATCTTCTTTGTGCGCCTCACCCGAGACGGAGGTATATGATTCCGATCGACGACACGCCCCTGTGTCGGGACGGGAAAGTACTCATTTTGGCCTACGACCACGGCCTCGAACACGGTCCCGTCGACTTCGAGGGAGTTCCCGAAAGCGCCGACCCACGGCGCATCTTCGAGGCTGCCACCCACCCCGCGGTCACGTCGGTCGCCGTCCAGAAGGGTCTCGCGGAGGCGTACTATCCCAGCTACGAGGAGAGCGTCTCCCTCCTGGCCAAGCTCAACGGGACCTCGAACCTCTGGATGGGCGAACCCGACTCGTCGGTCAACTGCTCCGTCGAGTACGCCGCCGAACTCGGCGCCTCGTCGGTCGGTTTTACGATCTATGGCGGCTCGAACAACGAGATCGAGATGGCAGAGGAGTTCCGCGATGCCCAGGAGGCCGCCCGCGAGCACGACCTCCCCGTCGTGATGTGGTCGTACCCGCGCGGGCAGGGCCTCAAGAACGATACCAAGCCCTCGACGATCTCCTACGCCGCACGGCTCGCCCTCGAGTTGGGCGCAGACGTCGCCAAGGTCAAACACCCCGGCAGCCACTCGGCGATGGAAGACGCAGTCCGAATGGCCGGCAAGACGAAAGTCGTCATGTCCGGCGGCTCCAAGCGCAGCGATCGAGCCTTCCTCCGGAGCGTCAAAGAGACGATCGACGCAGGGGGCAACGGCCTGGCCGTCGGCCGGAACGTCTGGCAACGCGAGAACCCCGAGCGCATCCTCGACGCGCTCGAGGCGGTCATCTTCGAGGAGGCGACCGTCGACGAGGCGCTCGCCGCAGTCGAGTAGATGGCGGACGCTCCCGACGCCATCGACGCCGTCGTCGACGCGATCGCCTCGACCGCCCCGGAGATCCGTTCGGGGCTTGCCGGCCGTCGCGCCTACGACGACGGCGCGAACCCCTCGGGCGATCGCCAACTCGAGGCCGACGTCTACGCCGACAGGCTCCTCGAGGAGCGGCTCCTCGGAATCGACTCGATCGCGGGATACGCGAGCGAGGAGCGCGACTCGGTCGTCGCCCCCGACGCCGCTGGGGGGGCCGCAGATGGGGACCGACACTACGTGGCGGTCGATCCTCTCGACGGCTCCTCGAACCTCAAATCGAACAACACGATGGGGACGCTGTTCGGCGTCTACGACGAACCGCTGCCGGCCGGCGGGTCGGCGCTCGTCGCCAGCGGATTCGTCCTCTACGGCCCGATCACCACGATGGCCCTCGCCCGCGAGGGAACGGTCACCAAGTCCGTGATCGACGAGGGGACCCGGCGGGTCGTCGACCCGGACCTGACGCTCCCCGAGGAGCCGACCGTCTACGGGTTCGGGGGGCGCGTTCCCCGGTGGCGCGCTAACTTTTCGGCGTACGTCTCCGAGGTCGAATCGGAGCTGAAACTCCGCTACGGCGGCGCGATGATCGGGGACGTAAACCAGGTGTTGACCTACGGCGGGATCTTCGGCTATCCCGGCCTCCGGGAGCGTCCCGAGGGCAAACTCCGGTTGTGTTTCGAGGGGCATCCGATCGCACACATCGTCGAGACAGCCGGGGGCGCCTCCTCGAACGGCGAGCAGTCGCTGCTGTCGTTGACGCCCGATCGACTCCACGAGCGCACGCCGCTTTTTGTCGGCAACGAGTCGTACGTCGACCGACTCGAGGCCGCACTCGGGTGACGGGGCGCTCGGCCGCCCCGGTCGGAGCGGCCGAAGCCGCCAGGGCGAAGCCCGACGCCACCCTGTAGCAGCCATCGCAAGTGATTACACATCGATCGCACTGCCGTCGTGCGATCGAGTGTGCGGTGTCTTCCGGTCGCTACTATAACAGACGTGTGATGCGGGAGCGAGAGACCGCCCCCGGCGTCGCGCTGCCCGGCGTCGGGGACGGCGAGCCCGCGACCTACGTCTGCGGGTCGCCGCAGGTGTAGGCGGCACTGCCGTGGACGCCAGCAAACGTCGGGTCGAGATGCACCGACGTGTCGGCGATCCGGGAGGCGTCGGTCGGGAGGTCCAGCCCGCCGTAGGTCGGCACGTCGGCGTCGGAGCGGGTCGGCCCGGATTCAGGGATCGGGACGCACTCGAAGCGCCCCTCGGTCCCCGAAATCCCGTCTCGTTCGTGTTCGCGCCCACGTTGATCGCGACGCCCTGTATCGGATCGGTCACCAGTAGGTCTCGGGGTTGTCGAGCCAACGTCGTCCCCGGGCCCCGAGGGCGATCGCCGCCAGGACGAGCGCGACGAGCGCGAGAAGAGTCACGGCGGCGGGCGCGACGTCCGGCCCGACCGACAGCGTCGTCAGGAACAACTCGGAGGCCGATCCCGCCGTCCAGACGACGACGAGCACGACGAGGGCGGCCGAGAGGAGTCGTGTCCGATTCATACGTCACCTAGAGACGAACACGTATAAAAACCATCGCCGGAGTGCGGCTGTTCGTCGCGGTCTTCGGTGCCCGGTTCCGGAGGGCCGATATGGCCTGACGACGAACGCCCGCTATGACCACCATCGCCGTTCTCGCCGACCCGCCGCATCCAGACACTGCACTCCCCGAGTTGGTGGCCGACTCGCCGCTGTCGGCGGCGGCGGCGGCTTCGCTGTACGCCGCGTTGCTCAAGGACACCGCCCTCGCGGCCGACCGAAGCGGCGGCGAACTCCTCGTGAACTACCGCCCCGCGGAGGCGCTCGGCCTCGACGTCGACTCCGAGGTCCGGCTCAGATCGGTCCTCGAAGGGGTGATCGACCCCGAGGAGGCCCGCTTCGAGGTCCAGGTCGGCGAGACGTTCGCCGGCCGGGCCGGCAACACGGCGACGCATCTCCTCGAGACCGAGGGCGTCGGATCGGTCGGCATCGCCCGCCCCGAGGCGGCGCTGTTGGCGCGAACCGACATCGACAGCGCGGCGATGAAACTCCGGAGCACGCCCGTCGTCCTCGGCCCGGCACCGGGCGGGCACGTCACCTACGCGGCGTTCGCCGAGCCGATCGATTTCGGGGCGTGCTATGCGCCGCCGGCTCTGGAGACGCTGACGGATCGCGCACTCGATGTGGGCCTCGAGGTCGGCTTCCTCGAGTCCAAGCCGTACCTGCGGCGCAAAGCCGACCTCGCGAACCTGATCGTCGACGTCCGGACGAGACGAAAAGCCGATGCGCTCGTCCCGCCACATCTAGCCGAGTGGGTTGGGAGCTGCGATCTCACCGTGCTCGCTGATGGGGACGGTCTCACGCTCGAGGAGTGAGACGCGCGCGGCCGCGAGACATCATATTCGGGGGCGTTGGACTGACGATCGCTTCTCGGCGGGACTGCGGACACAGCGGACTCCGTGGACGGACCGGCGTCGTGGCTCGGAGCCCGGAGGACCGCGAAAACGGTTGGGGTGGGGGATAGGGGGGTGGGAGCACAGGCGTCTGCGTGCGCCCCAATAACGTTGTTTTCACCAGGGGTTTATAATATTACCGAACTATTGCGTATGTGGGTAAATATCATTATTTGTAAGCTCTCGTCGCGATAGCGCGGTCGACTCCCTCCGGTGGCCGTCGAAGGAGTCACCCGCTTTATTGCCCCACGGCCGTTCGGGGCCTCTCCGGTGAGTTGTCGGCTCCGTTTCAGAGAACACGGGGGTTCGGTCTTTGCCCCCACGGTATAGTAGCGATCGGAAGACACTGCACACTCGATCGCACGACGGCAGTGCGATCGATGTGTAATCACTTGCGATAGTTACTATAACGCGGAGAACGTCCGTCGGTTGCCGACCGCGTCCGGGCGGGTAGTATCGCGGGACAAGAGATATTTTCGTGCGGGGTTCGCGGGACAAGACGACATTTTCATACGTGCCGGGCGCAGATACGGTCGTAGACTCAGACGGGTGTGACCTCGGTGTCTCGAGTGTGGTTCGGCGCTCCCGCGACGGCGTTCGTCCGGGGCGTGACAGCCGCCCGAAAGGCGTCGAAATCACCTGACGTGGGTCGATGCGGAAGAACAACTATCGGTGGGATGGCAGAGCGGCCCATTGCGTCTGCCTTGAAAGCAGATGGCGCAAGCCTCCTGGGTTCGAATCCCAGTCCCACCGCATCGCTACAAACAGCAACGAGCGGTAGCACCGGGATTCGGCCGTTTCGTCCGCCGAGAGGTGCACCGAGAACCCCTCCCGTCACGGGATTTATCACCGACGGGAGCCTAGTATCGTCCGTGAGCACGCGAACGAGCGCCCTGAACAACCGGATCCTCGGCGTCGACATCCAAAGCGGCGACGTTCGGGGCGACGCCCCGTCCTACGCCGTCGTCACCTACGACGGGGAGACGATAGAGCGCGACGTCGTCTCGCTGCGGAAGCTCCACCGCCGGATCGGGAGTGAGGAGCCGGCCATCGTAGCGACGGACAACACCTACGAACTCGCCGAGGACAAAGCGGGGTTGATCCGATTCCTCCGGGGGTTGCCCTCCGAGACGAAACTCGTCCAGGTGACGGGCGACGAGCGGCCGGAGCCGCTCTCGCGGGTCGCCGCCCGCCACGGCGTTCCCTACGGCAAACAGCCGATGGAAGAGGCCGAGGCGGCGGCCCGGCTCGCGGCCAGAAACGTCGGCTACGAGGTCTCGGCGTTCACCAACACGACCGAAATCAAGGTTTCGCGGGGGCGCTCGACGGGGAGCGGCGGCTGGAGCGAGGACCGCTTCACCCGCCGGATTCACGGCTCCGTTAAAAAGGCCGCACGCGAGGTCGAGTCGGAACTCGACGCGGCGGCCCTCGAGTACGAACGGGACGTGACAGAGAAGTACGGCGGCTATTCGCAGGCCCGTTTCGAGGTCGAGGCGACGCCCGCCGAGCTCCCCGTCTCCGAGCACCGCGCCGGGGACACCCGGATCGAGATCGAGCGCGAGCGTCGCGACGGGATCGAGTACCGACCGCTGGCGAAGCGTCGCGACCACGTCGTCGTGGGGATTGATCCCGGCACGACCACCGCCGTCGCCGTGACCGATCTCGACGGGGACGTTCTCGACGTGTGGTCGAGTCGAACGGTCGATACGGCCGACGTGATCGAGTGGATCATCGAACACGGCCGGCCGATCGTCGTCGCCGCCGACGTCGAGCCGATGCCCGAGACCGTAGAAAAGATCAGGCGGAGCTTCGACGCCGCCGACTGGATCCCCGACAGCGACCTCTCGGTCGACCGGAAGCTCCACCGGACGCGGGAGGAGCACTACAATAACGATCACGAGCGTGACGCGATGGCGGCGGCACTGTTTGCCTACGACGATCACGCAGACCAATTCGAGCGGATTGCCGAGAAGGTCCCCCCACAGTTCGACCGCGGGGAGGTCATCGCCGCGGTCGTCTCCGGCGACGAAAGCGTCGAGTCTGCCCTCGAGGGGATGCGTGACGAGGACGGGGACGAACCCGAGGAGTCGACCCACGACCCCCGGGAGCTCACCGACGACGAAAAGGAGATCAAACGGCTCAAGGACCGCGTCCAGCGCCTCGAAACACACGTCGAGGAACTCGAAGCGACGGTCTCACAGAAGGACGAGCGGATCGAGGAGTTGGAGTCAGAGCTCTCCGAGGCCCGCCGCGAGGAGCGCCGGGACGCCAGAGAACGCCGCGAGGTAACCCGGCTCGAACGGGAGACCGAACGGCTCAAGCGGGAGCTCTCCGAGGCCGAATCGGCGAACGAACGACTGGAGGACAAACTCGAACGGCTCAAGGAGCTGTGGAAGCTCGACCACTCGAACTTCGCCGACGTGGCGGAACGAAAACGCGGTCTCGTCCCGGTCAAACCGATCGAGCAGTTCACCAAGGACGCGATCCGGCGCGCGGACGAAGCGTACGGCGTCGCCCCCGACGACGTCGTCTACCTCCGTGACGCAAGCGGCGCCGGACGCGAAACCGCCGAACGGCTGGCAGCGTACGATCCACGCGTCGTACTCCGGGATGGTGGCCTCTCCGAACAGGCCGACGAGGTCCTCTTCGAGCACGAGGTTCCGGTCGGTTCGGCCTCGGAGGTTGCGATCCAGGAAGTCGACGAACTCGCTGTCGCCCGCGAAAGCGAGGTCGAGGCCGTGATCGAGGACTGGAACGATCGGGCGGCCGAGCGGCGACGCGAGCGGAAGGCCGCCGAAATCGACCAGTTGATAAGCGAACACCGAGCGCGGGATCCCGAGCGGAGCGGTTGAGTCCGCTATCGTACTCGGGTTGTCCGGCCACTGGCGGGCGCCCGTCCGACGGCCTCACGACTCCCGGGCGGTGATATCCGCCATCGAAACCATCCCGAGGAAATCGTCGTCTGCGACGGGGATGTGATCCGTGTCGAACGTCGTCATCATCGCGGCGGCCTCGTTCAGCGGACAGTCCGGCGGGACGGCCTCGGCGGGTTGTGTCATCACCACCTCGACGGTGGCGGTGGTCGGATCACGGCCGTCGGCGGCGGCGTCGAGGATGTCGCTTTTCGTCACGATCGCAGGTGGAGCCGTCGTCACCAACAGCGCGCCCAGCCCCCGTCTTCGCATCTCGGTCGCCGCCGTCGACACCGTCTCCTCCGGCTGGATGATCTCCAATGTTTCCGTCATCGCCTCTTCGACGAGTGTGGCGTGTTCGCTCATCGTGGTAAACGTTCTCACACATTACACTTCAATCGTCGGATTCCGGGGCGTTTATTTTCACCGCCGTCCGTCGTCCTTTCATTTCGTCCTGTGGCTCTCCGGGACAGTCACCACCGGAACCGAAGCCGAACGAACAGTCCGTTCGGTGACGCTCCCGAGGAGTCGCCGCTCCAACCCGCGGCGCCCGCGCGCACCCATCACGACGAGATCGATGTCGTGTGTCCCGACGTACGATTCGATCGCCCGGCGGATCGACGAAGCGGTCTCTGTGGCCCCGACCACGGATCCGACGCCGGCGTCCTCGGCGACGGACGTCGCGGCGTCGACGAGTTCGCTCGCCGGCCTGTCGCCGGCGTCGGTCGGCGACCCGACTGCTGGATCCGACTCGTCGGCGACACAGAGCACGTGCAACGTCGCTCCCGTCCCCGCCGCGAGTTCGACCGAGAGCTCGAGGGCCGCCTCCGCACCCGCGCTCCCGTCGGTCGGCACGAGCACGCCCCTGGCGGGATACGTGACCGAGTCGTCGGCCGGATCGAGGGTGAGTACCGGCACGCTCGAGCGCCGGAGGACGCGATCGGTCGTGCTCCCGAGCAACAGGCGCTCGAGTCCGGTTCGTCCCCGCGTCGGCATGGCGATTAGGTCGATCCCGTACTCCTCTGTGTAGGCGTCGACGGTGGCGGCCACGCCGCCCTGGACGACGTCCGTGACGGCCGGGATCCCCCGCCCCGTGGCGCGTTGTGCCGCCGCCTCGACGACCGTTTCACCCTCGCGCTCGAGGACGTCGACGATCTCACCCTGGATCCGCGTGACGCTGTCGTGGGCAGT
The genomic region above belongs to Natronomonas moolapensis 8.8.11 and contains:
- a CDS encoding Nmad3 family putative nucleotide modification protein, yielding MSGTEGRFECVPIPESGPTRSDADVPTYGGLDLPTDASRIADTSVHLDPTFAGVHGSAAYTCGDPQT
- a CDS encoding class 1 fructose-bisphosphatase — encoded protein: MADAPDAIDAVVDAIASTAPEIRSGLAGRRAYDDGANPSGDRQLEADVYADRLLEERLLGIDSIAGYASEERDSVVAPDAAGGAADGDRHYVAVDPLDGSSNLKSNNTMGTLFGVYDEPLPAGGSALVASGFVLYGPITTMALAREGTVTKSVIDEGTRRVVDPDLTLPEEPTVYGFGGRVPRWRANFSAYVSEVESELKLRYGGAMIGDVNQVLTYGGIFGYPGLRERPEGKLRLCFEGHPIAHIVETAGGASSNGEQSLLSLTPDRLHERTPLFVGNESYVDRLEAALG
- a CDS encoding class I fructose-bisphosphate aldolase; protein product: MIPIDDTPLCRDGKVLILAYDHGLEHGPVDFEGVPESADPRRIFEAATHPAVTSVAVQKGLAEAYYPSYEESVSLLAKLNGTSNLWMGEPDSSVNCSVEYAAELGASSVGFTIYGGSNNEIEMAEEFRDAQEAAREHDLPVVMWSYPRGQGLKNDTKPSTISYAARLALELGADVAKVKHPGSHSAMEDAVRMAGKTKVVMSGGSKRSDRAFLRSVKETIDAGGNGLAVGRNVWQRENPERILDALEAVIFEEATVDEALAAVE
- a CDS encoding CBS domain-containing protein; this encodes MSEHATLVEEAMTETLEIIQPEETVSTAATEMRRRGLGALLVTTAPPAIVTKSDILDAAADGRDPTTATVEVVMTQPAEAVPPDCPLNEAAAMMTTFDTDHIPVADDDFLGMVSMADITARES
- a CDS encoding DUF460 domain-containing protein; this encodes MSTRTSALNNRILGVDIQSGDVRGDAPSYAVVTYDGETIERDVVSLRKLHRRIGSEEPAIVATDNTYELAEDKAGLIRFLRGLPSETKLVQVTGDERPEPLSRVAARHGVPYGKQPMEEAEAAARLAARNVGYEVSAFTNTTEIKVSRGRSTGSGGWSEDRFTRRIHGSVKKAAREVESELDAAALEYERDVTEKYGGYSQARFEVEATPAELPVSEHRAGDTRIEIERERRDGIEYRPLAKRRDHVVVGIDPGTTTAVAVTDLDGDVLDVWSSRTVDTADVIEWIIEHGRPIVVAADVEPMPETVEKIRRSFDAADWIPDSDLSVDRKLHRTREEHYNNDHERDAMAAALFAYDDHADQFERIAEKVPPQFDRGEVIAAVVSGDESVESALEGMRDEDGDEPEESTHDPRELTDDEKEIKRLKDRVQRLETHVEELEATVSQKDERIEELESELSEARREERRDARERREVTRLERETERLKRELSEAESANERLEDKLERLKELWKLDHSNFADVAERKRGLVPVKPIEQFTKDAIRRADEAYGVAPDDVVYLRDASGAGRETAERLAAYDPRVVLRDGGLSEQADEVLFEHEVPVGSASEVAIQEVDELAVARESEVEAVIEDWNDRAAERRRERKAAEIDQLISEHRARDPERSG
- a CDS encoding universal stress protein; this encodes MFDRILFPTDGSEGADAVFDRVLDVAETHAATVHVLNVADTAHDSVTRIQGEIVDVLEREGETVVEAAAQRATGRGIPAVTDVVQGGVAATVDAYTEEYGIDLIAMPTRGRTGLERLLLGSTTDRVLRRSSVPVLTLDPADDSVTYPARGVLVPTDGSAGAEAALELSVELAAGTGATLHVLCVADESDPAVGSPTDAGDRPASELVDAATSVAEDAGVGSVVGATETASSIRRAIESYVGTHDIDLVVMGARGRRGLERRLLGSVTERTVRSASVPVVTVPESHRTK